TCATGCCTTAACAAAACAAACACCGGTAGAAATATTTGATAAAGTGCAGCATGGAAACGGAGTCTGGGCACCAAGTATCAACTTCCATAACAATGAATTTTATATCTATTATCCTGATCCGGATTTTGGAATTTACATGATTAAAGCCCAAAAGGCAGAAGGTCCGTGGTCAGAGCCTGTTTTGGTTAAAGCCGGAAGCGGACTTATAGATCCTAGTCCGTTGTGGGATACAGATGGAAAAGTTTATTTGGTTCATGCGTTTGCGGGGAGCCGTGCCAAAATCAAGAGCTTATTGGTGGTTTGTAGTATGAATCCGGAAGGGACAGCAACAAACAATGATGAAGTCATGGTGATTGATGGTCACGATGGGGAAGGAACAATCGAAGGACCAAAATTTTATAAAAGAAACAACTATTATTACATTTTTGCTCCGGCGGGAGGAGTCTCAACAGGCTGGCAAACGGTTTTAAGATCCAAAAATGTATTTGGCCCTTACGAAAAGAAAAAAGTTTTGGAGCAGGGAAAAACAAACATCAATGGTCCGCATCAGGGTGCGTGGGTACAAACACAAACGGGTGAAGACTGGTTTATACATTTTCAGGATAAAGGCGCTTACGGACGAATTATGCATTTACAGCCAATGAAATGGGTAAATGACTGGCCAGTTATGGGAGAGGATTTTGACAAAAACGGGATCGGCGAGCCGGTAACAACTTTTAGAAAACCAAATGTTGGAAAGAAATATCCAATTGAAACTCCGGCAGAATCAGATGAGTTTACTATACCAAAATTAGGATTGCAATGGCAGTGGCAGGCAAATACCCAAAACAATTGGGGATTTCCAACGAGTTTAGGATATCTAAATTTATATTGTTTGCCAACTATCAAAGACAATAAGAGAATTTTTGAAGCACCTAATTTACTTCTTCAAAAATTTCCTGCTGAAGAATTTACCGTAACTACAAAATTGACGTTTAATGCAAGATTAAATGGAGAAAGTACCGGTTTAATTATTATGGGATTAGATTACAGTTATTTATCGCTCAAAAATGATAATGGCAAATTATATCTGAATCAGAAAACAGGAAGTTTTGATAAAAAAAATGAAGAGACAGAAACAAGTCCGATTTTGATATCTAACAACACAATTTATTTAAGAGTTAAAATTCAAAAAGGAGGAATTTGTAGTTTCTATTATAGTTTAGAGGATAAAAAATATCAATCAATTGGAAATAATTTTATTTCAAAAGAGGGAAAATGGATTGGCGCCAAAGTTGGCCTTTTTGCTTTGAGCGAAAAAATTACTAACGATTCCGGAAGTGTAGCAGTCGATTGGTTTAGAGTGACAAAATAAAGCAGTAAAAAGGTTTTTTCGGGATTCTGAAAAAAAACGAGGGATATAAAATGCTTTTGCGAGACGATTTTTAAAAATCAATGCTATTGTATATTTTGTAAGAAAAAGATTTCTTAAAAAAGATTTAAATCGGTTTTTATTTTAAAAAGAGCATTTGATTATTATAAAGTCAATATTTAAACAGCATAAAAATAAATTTAAGAGCGAGAAAGAATTATGATGATTCAATTAAAAAAAATAGCAGTACTTTTTATAGCATTGTTTAATGTTGGTCTGCATGCTCAGAATACCTACAAAAAATGGCCGGACGTTATTCGTAAAAATGAATCGTCCTGGTTTGGATCTGAAGAAGCTAAGAAAATAGCCGAAAATGCGTTGCTTTACCAAAGGGATATTGGAGGCTGGCCTAAAAATATTCAAATGCAGAATGAGCTGACTCCTAAACAAAAAAAGGATTTAATTGCACTTAAAAAAATGGATGTGGAAACCACAACTGATAATGGTGCAACTTGTCAGGAAATGCTTTTTATGTCAAGGATGTATGCTCAGGTAAAAGACGAGCGTTATAAAAAATCGTTTTTAAAAGGACTGGATTATTTGTTAGAGGCACAATATGCTAATGGTGGCTGGCCACAGTTTTATCCGTTAAAAAAAGGATATTATACGCATATTACCTACAATGACGATTCGATGGTAAATATTCTGAATGTTTTGAAACAAATAAGTGAGGAAACAGATTTTTACAGCATTAAACCCTCTAAAGAAGTGGTCGAAAAAACGAAAAAAGCTTTTGATAAAGGAATTGACTGCATTTTAAAAACGCAATACAAACAAAACGGTGTTTTAACAGCCTGGTGCGCTCAGCATGATGAAGTTACTTTGGCACCTGCAAATGCAAGAGCTTTTGAGCTAGCCTCATTAAGTGGATATGAATCTGTAAAAATTGTATTGTTGTTAATGTCACTTGAAAAGCCGACACCGGAAATTGTTACGGCAGTAAAAAGTGCAGTCGCATGGTTGGAGAAGACAAAAATCACCAATTTGGAAGAAAAAAGAATTCTCAATGAAGAAGGAAAAATTATAGAGAAAAAGATGATTCCGACAACAAATGCTGCACCAATCTGGGCTCGTTTTATGGACTTAGAAACTAATGAACCTTTCTTTTGTGATCGCGACGGAATCAGAAAAAAAGCATTAGATCAAATTGGTTCAGAGAGACGAAATGGGTATTCGTGGTATTCAGACGCGGCTAAAGAAGTATTAAAATTATATCCTTCCTGGGCAATTAAGAACGGGACAAAAGTTTCAGCTTCAGATAAAAAGAATATATCCCTAATTACTGTTGCTCAGGATGGTTCGGGAGATTTTACCAAAATTCAGGATGCTATTTATGCTTGCCCTGCATTCCCTTACGAAAAAATTACCATTAGTATAAAAAATGGAATTTATAATGAAAAAGTCAGAATTCCGGAATGGAATACTAATGTTGTTTTGCAAGGCGAAAGCAAAGAAAAAACAATCATTACTTTTGATGATAATTTTTCGAAAATCAATCTGGGAAGAAACAGTACTTTTTATACTTACACCGTTTTAGTAGAAGGAGATGATTTTTCTGCTTCAAATTTAACTATTAAAAATGCATCTAGCGATAATGGTCAGGGTATAGCATTATCTATAGTTGCCAATCGTGCCAGAATTTCGAATTGTATTATTTCAGGAAATCAGGACACCTTGTATCTGTCTGGAAAAACGTCAAAACAATATTTTGTAAACTGTTATATAGAAGGTACAACTGATTTTATTTTTGGAAGTGCAACAGCTTTGTTTGAGAATTGCGAAATTCACAGTATAAAAAGCTCTTATATAACGGCTGCTTCAACGCCGGAAGGAATTCCTTTTGGATTTGTTTTTAAGAATTGTAAGCTTACAGCAGCACTGGCCGCCGATGCAGTTTATTTAGGAAGACCATGGCGCATTTATGCTAAAACAGTTTTTATAAATTGCGAAATGGGAAAACAAATAAAACCGGAAGGCTGGGAAAACTGGTCTAAACCCGAGGCAGAGAAAAAAGCTTTTTATGCCGAATATAATTGCAGTGGCGAAGGATTTCAACCTTCAAAAAGAGTACAATGGTCTTATCAGCTTAAAAAGACAGAGGCTGAAAAATACACAACAGAAAACATTTTGAATGATGCAATATCCAATTGGTATTCAAAATAAATCAGATTACAATGAACTTTAAAATTTTCCTTTTTTTATTGATTTCCTGTACTGCTTTTGCGCAGAAAATGGAATTTCCATCGACTAAAGTTGATTCTGTTATTAGCAGAATTCAGCTTCCGGTCTTCCCTTCATTCGAAATAAATATTGCAAAACTTGGTGCAAAAGGAGATTCTATAACCAATACTAAAAAGGCTTTTGATAAAGCGATGGCTCTATGTAAAAAAAATAATGGAGGAACTATAATTGTTCCAAAAGGAATTTATAAAATCAATGGTCCAATTCATTTTGTAAGCAATGTAAATCTGAGAATAGAAAAAGGAGCCAAAATTAAATTCAGTGACAATCCGCAGGACTATTTGCCAATGGTTTTAACAAGTTGGGAAGGAACAATGCTCTACAATTACAGTCCGCTTATATATGCTAATAATTGTACTAATATTGCTATTTCCGGAGAAGGAACAATTGATGGAGAAGGAGGTAAGATCTGGAAAACTTTTAAAGCAAAAGAAGGTGCAGGAAAAGAACGAAGCCGTGAAATGAATCACAATAAGGTGCCTGTAAAGGATAGAAAATTTGGAGAAGGCTATTTTTTAAGACCGCAGATGATTCAGTTTTTTAAATGCAAAAACATATTGGTAGAGAATATCAGAATAGAAAATTCTCCGTTTTGGTGTCTCCATCTTTTAAAATCAGAAAGTATAACCGTTCGCGGAGTAAGTTATAAATCACTAAATCATAACAACGACGGAATAGATCCTGAATATGCTAAAGATGTTTTAATAGAAAATGTAACGTTTAATAATGGTGATGACAATGTTGCCATTAAAGCAGGAAGAGATCATGAAGGAAGAGCCAATGAGGCAACGCCAAGTGAAAATATAGTAATTAGAAATTGCAATTTTAAAGGATTGCACGGAGTTGTTATTGGAAGCGAAATGTCAGCAGGAGTACAGAATATTTTTGTTGAAAATTGCAAAACGATTGGATATTTAAAAAGAGGAATCTATTTAAAGACAAATGCAGATCGCGGAGGATATATCAAAAATATATTTGTAAATAATATTCACTTAGACGAGGTAGAAGACTGTATTTATATTACAGCAAACTATCATGGAGAGGGAAAAGGTTTTCAATCTGACATATCAAATGTACATTTCTCTAATATTAACTGCAATAAAGCATCAGAATCCGGAATCGTAATTCAGGGATTTCCCGATAAAAAAATCAGAGGTATATCTTTCAGTAATATCGAAATCAAATCAGCAAAAAATGCATTATCAAACGAAAATGCAGAAAATGTTTTAATGACAGATGTTTTTATAGGGCAGAGAGCGAGTGTGCCATCGGCGGTTTCAAAACCGTAGAGACGCACTGCAGTGCATCTTTTAGGTTTGGAGAGGCAAAGGCTCAAAGGTTTTCCGTAGAGATGTATCGCTTTGTCCTTGTGAGCAAAGTCGAAGGACATTTTGCAACGTAAAGGTCTTCGACTACGCTCAGACAGACAAATGTAGAAATAGAAGATAATGATTTGTCCTCCTGAACGAAGCCGAAGGATATTTCGTAACATAAAGATCTTTGACTACACTCAGACTAACAAACGTAGGAGTAGAAAATAATGATTTGTCCTCCTGAGCGAAGTCGAAGGACATTTGTGACAAGAGATCTGTTGACTATAAGAAAGACATAAACCGAAAACTACCAACCAAAAAAACAAGAACTAAAACATGAGAAAATATATTCTAATAACATTTCTGATTACCACATTTTCTTTCGCTCAAAAAACAACTTTGTACTGTATTGGTGATTCTACAATGGCCAATAAAAAAAATCCTGATAAAAATCCCGAACATGGATGGGCGCAGGTGTTACAGCCTTTTTTTAGCGATAATATTGTAGTGGTAAATAAAGCCGTAAATGGTAGAAGCACAAAAAGTTTTATAAACGAGAAGCGCTGGGATTCGATTTATAATACACTAAAGAAAGAAGATTATGTTTTTATAGAATTTGGTCATAATGACGAAAAAATAGAAGACTCTGCTCGTTATACAAATCCTCATACTTCATATCGATATAATTTAATTCGTTTTGTGACAGAAAGCAGAGCGAAAGGGGCAATTCCGGTTTTACTAACTTCTATTGCC
The sequence above is drawn from the Flavobacterium sp. N2038 genome and encodes:
- a CDS encoding rhamnogalacturonan acetylesterase — protein: MRKYILITFLITTFSFAQKTTLYCIGDSTMANKKNPDKNPEHGWAQVLQPFFSDNIVVVNKAVNGRSTKSFINEKRWDSIYNTLKKEDYVFIEFGHNDEKIEDSARYTNPHTSYRYNLIRFVTESRAKGAIPVLLTSIARRNFNEKGVLVPTHGNYPLETRLIAQEYKVPFIDLEYYTELLEQSYGPERSKELHLHFKTGENAYYDKDKADDTHLSLKGATEIAQIVVNQIKLMDNSLLTKLKKGIK
- the pelA gene encoding pectate lyase, which codes for MIQLKKIAVLFIALFNVGLHAQNTYKKWPDVIRKNESSWFGSEEAKKIAENALLYQRDIGGWPKNIQMQNELTPKQKKDLIALKKMDVETTTDNGATCQEMLFMSRMYAQVKDERYKKSFLKGLDYLLEAQYANGGWPQFYPLKKGYYTHITYNDDSMVNILNVLKQISEETDFYSIKPSKEVVEKTKKAFDKGIDCILKTQYKQNGVLTAWCAQHDEVTLAPANARAFELASLSGYESVKIVLLLMSLEKPTPEIVTAVKSAVAWLEKTKITNLEEKRILNEEGKIIEKKMIPTTNAAPIWARFMDLETNEPFFCDRDGIRKKALDQIGSERRNGYSWYSDAAKEVLKLYPSWAIKNGTKVSASDKKNISLITVAQDGSGDFTKIQDAIYACPAFPYEKITISIKNGIYNEKVRIPEWNTNVVLQGESKEKTIITFDDNFSKINLGRNSTFYTYTVLVEGDDFSASNLTIKNASSDNGQGIALSIVANRARISNCIISGNQDTLYLSGKTSKQYFVNCYIEGTTDFIFGSATALFENCEIHSIKSSYITAASTPEGIPFGFVFKNCKLTAALAADAVYLGRPWRIYAKTVFINCEMGKQIKPEGWENWSKPEAEKKAFYAEYNCSGEGFQPSKRVQWSYQLKKTEAEKYTTENILNDAISNWYSK
- a CDS encoding glycoside hydrolase 43 family protein is translated as MKSIKIIILFFCIFSFQKNTAQVWIPDNGDGTYTNPIIHADYSDPDVVRAGDDFYMTASSFNCIPGLPILHSKDLVNWKIIGHALTKQTPVEIFDKVQHGNGVWAPSINFHNNEFYIYYPDPDFGIYMIKAQKAEGPWSEPVLVKAGSGLIDPSPLWDTDGKVYLVHAFAGSRAKIKSLLVVCSMNPEGTATNNDEVMVIDGHDGEGTIEGPKFYKRNNYYYIFAPAGGVSTGWQTVLRSKNVFGPYEKKKVLEQGKTNINGPHQGAWVQTQTGEDWFIHFQDKGAYGRIMHLQPMKWVNDWPVMGEDFDKNGIGEPVTTFRKPNVGKKYPIETPAESDEFTIPKLGLQWQWQANTQNNWGFPTSLGYLNLYCLPTIKDNKRIFEAPNLLLQKFPAEEFTVTTKLTFNARLNGESTGLIIMGLDYSYLSLKNDNGKLYLNQKTGSFDKKNEETETSPILISNNTIYLRVKIQKGGICSFYYSLEDKKYQSIGNNFISKEGKWIGAKVGLFALSEKITNDSGSVAVDWFRVTK
- a CDS encoding glycoside hydrolase family 28 protein, with the protein product MNFKIFLFLLISCTAFAQKMEFPSTKVDSVISRIQLPVFPSFEINIAKLGAKGDSITNTKKAFDKAMALCKKNNGGTIIVPKGIYKINGPIHFVSNVNLRIEKGAKIKFSDNPQDYLPMVLTSWEGTMLYNYSPLIYANNCTNIAISGEGTIDGEGGKIWKTFKAKEGAGKERSREMNHNKVPVKDRKFGEGYFLRPQMIQFFKCKNILVENIRIENSPFWCLHLLKSESITVRGVSYKSLNHNNDGIDPEYAKDVLIENVTFNNGDDNVAIKAGRDHEGRANEATPSENIVIRNCNFKGLHGVVIGSEMSAGVQNIFVENCKTIGYLKRGIYLKTNADRGGYIKNIFVNNIHLDEVEDCIYITANYHGEGKGFQSDISNVHFSNINCNKASESGIVIQGFPDKKIRGISFSNIEIKSAKNALSNENAENVLMTDVFIGQRASVPSAVSKP